From a region of the Bacteroidales bacterium genome:
- the arfB gene encoding aminoacyl-tRNA hydrolase, with protein MPERTFEKEFEFITSRSSGKGGQHVNKTNSKVELRFNIPLSEILNENEKELLFKNLSNRINNDGILQIVSQKSRSQIKNKKTCIKKFYELLETGLKIPKERKKTKRSYKSIKKRLERKKRQSEKKERRRKNFI; from the coding sequence ATGCCGGAAAGAACCTTTGAAAAAGAATTTGAATTCATAACATCACGCAGCAGTGGTAAGGGAGGTCAACATGTAAATAAAACCAATTCCAAAGTTGAACTGCGTTTTAATATTCCCTTATCAGAGATTCTCAATGAAAATGAAAAGGAACTTCTTTTTAAAAACCTTTCAAACAGAATAAATAATGACGGCATTTTACAAATTGTATCGCAAAAATCCAGAAGTCAAATTAAAAATAAAAAAACTTGCATTAAAAAGTTTTATGAGCTTTTGGAAACCGGTTTGAAGATTCCGAAAGAACGAAAAAAAACAAAACGCTCATATAAATCAATCAAAAAGAGGTTGGAACGTAAAAAAAGACAATCTGAAAAAAAAGAAAGACGAAGGAAGAATTTTATTTAA
- a CDS encoding DUF433 domain-containing protein, producing MLEFPAAGESVDEILYQYSSLKKDGIKDCLNFVNNII from the coding sequence ATTTTAGAATTTCCGGCTGCCGGTGAGTCAGTTGATGAAATTTTATATCAATATTCGTCTTTGAAAAAAGATGGTATTAAGGATTGTTTAAACTTTGTAAACAATATTATTTAG
- a CDS encoding type II toxin-antitoxin system YafQ family toxin — translation MFKIIYTGRFKKDYKRIVKRNLNLKKLAAVYKLLQKTGTLPVDRYMTHILKGNYKGHYEAHIEPDWLIIWLKKGNEIRLVRTGTHSDLF, via the coding sequence ATGTTCAAGATAATATATACCGGCAGGTTTAAAAAAGATTATAAACGAATTGTAAAAAGAAATCTTAACCTTAAAAAATTAGCTGCTGTTTATAAATTATTACAAAAAACCGGAACATTACCGGTTGACAGATACATGACCCACATATTAAAAGGAAACTACAAAGGACACTACGAAGCACACATTGAGCCTGATTGGTTAATAATTTGGCTCAAAAAAGGTAATGAAATAAGGTTAGTACGTACAGGTACTCACTCCGATTTATTCTAA
- a CDS encoding 2-phosphosulfolactate phosphatase, which produces MKKINVCLSPALYKYYSEDNTIVVMLDAIRASATICTAFMNDVELIIPVSDKDLAKDYRNRGYIIAGEREGEKLKDFDYGNSPFNFTEENIKGKKLAFTTTNGTQAVNLVKNGKNKNIELIIGSFINISALTDFLNKQKKDILILCSGWKNSVNIEDSLLAGRIVDLLIKKDKFEVLEAANLVYNLFLSAGDSYYDFVMANSPRLNSKSKKLEKDFRYCLTEDLTDVIPYLKGNELVV; this is translated from the coding sequence ATGAAAAAAATAAACGTTTGCTTATCTCCGGCGTTATACAAATATTATTCTGAAGATAATACCATTGTAGTGATGTTGGATGCAATACGAGCAAGTGCAACGATTTGTACAGCATTTATGAATGATGTAGAATTGATAATTCCTGTTAGTGATAAAGATCTTGCAAAAGATTACAGAAACAGGGGTTATATTATTGCAGGTGAAAGGGAAGGGGAGAAGTTAAAGGATTTTGATTACGGTAATTCTCCTTTCAATTTTACGGAAGAAAATATTAAAGGTAAGAAGCTTGCATTTACCACAACCAACGGAACTCAAGCAGTTAATCTTGTGAAGAACGGAAAAAATAAAAATATTGAATTAATTATAGGTTCTTTCATAAATATTTCAGCATTAACAGATTTTTTAAATAAACAAAAGAAAGATATTCTTATTTTATGTTCCGGTTGGAAGAATTCAGTTAATATTGAAGACAGTTTATTAGCCGGCAGAATAGTTGATTTACTTATTAAGAAAGATAAGTTTGAAGTTTTGGAAGCAGCAAATTTAGTTTATAACTTATTTTTGAGTGCAGGTGATTCGTATTACGATTTTGTTATGGCAAACTCCCCTCGGTTAAATTCAAAAAGTAAAAAGCTTGAAAAAGATTTCAGATATTGCCTTACTGAAGATTTGACGGATGTAATTCCTTATTTGAAAGGAAATGAATTAGTTGTGTAA